TTTGAATCCCGTGCTCCCTACCCGGGAGGCACGCCATGTCTGAACCACTTCTTCCAACTCGATTTGTCCGCAACAAAACCCACCTGCATGCCCTTCTGGTGGAGAACCAGGCCTGGTTCTGCGTCCATGAACTGGGGCGGCTGATGGGTAAATATCTGGATGAGCGACAGCTGCGCAAACTCGATGCCGATCAGCGACAGATGATGTGCGTGGAGACCTACGGCGAGCCCGGAGAACATCTGATGGTGAGCGAGTCAGGTGTGTATGCGCTGCTGATCTATCACTACTGCCCTGAGTATCGACAGCTTCGCGAGTGGGTGACGCATCAGGTTGTGCCTGCGCTGCGAGATGCCCGTCCGACGCGCTCGGTTGAGCGTCCGATACTGAGTGTTTTGAGCTGGCCCAAGATGTCGTTGAGCACGTTGCACTGGCAGGATGAGCCATGGATTCGGTTGCGGGATATGCCGTGTTTGCTGGCGGAGGATCCGTTTAATCGTCAGGAATCCTGGTGGCGTAAAGCTTCACGAATGCTGCGTAGTTACTGATATCAAAAAACCGCTGCTTGAAAACTCAAGCAGCGGTTTTTTATGACCCGAAGTGTCGGGGACAGCCAGTCCTCGGCAGACGGGTTCTGCATCATCCTGAAAACAATCAGTGCAACCCACCCCTCCACCCGCTATTAATAACCCCTCCCCCACTCAAGGACCCGAGCCCCACCATGAAATTCGACCTCGCCTACTGCCTCAGCCTCGACGACAAACTGTCGATCTATGACGTTCGCGATCTCAATTTCGATGAGACGGTGGCGTTCGACTCCACCAAGGAACACTTCCAATGCCCCAACAACGCCTGCCGTGCGGCGTTCGATGCTTCCAACGAGTTGGGTACGTTCAACGCCAAGAACGTGAATTACGTGCGCACGCCGCACTTCAAGAATCTGCCTGGTACGCAGCATGTGGCGGGTTGTCCGTATGTGAGTGTGAAGACGTCGGCGTCTGGGGTTGAGGCGGCGGATGGGGAAACGGATGACGGGCGTGAGGAGCATTTCCCGTCGGAGTTGTTACTGACGCGCCGTGAGTATGTGCGCAAGCCTGCCGCGCCTGCGGGGGCGGCGGATGTGTTGCGGGATGATCCGGTGCGGGTGGCGGCTACCCCCTCAAAAGAGTCGCCGAGTCGTGACACGGCGCCGGACAAGACCAGCGTCTTCGCTCACCCCGTGGAGTGTTTTGTGTCGAACTTCGCGGACAGGGATTTGCTCAAGCGCATGCCATTGAAGATTGGCGAGCATACGGCGCCGTACAGTTCGTTCTTCAAGAAGATCGAGTACTTGATGGACAACAAGGGGCTGATTTACTGGGGCCGGATCAAGAAGATCGAGGACTTCCACAGCGCCAGTTTCCGGATCGATTTCGAGGACAAGGTCTGGTTCAAGAAGCCGGATGACAGCAAGAAGAAGCCTTATCCGGTCAGTGTCTATCTCAACAAAAAGCTGATCGACAACTACCGCAAGCGCAAGGCGTTTCTGGAAGAGATCAAGCACGCCATCGACAGCGACAAGGAGTTGTTCTGCTTCTTCTATGGTGTGACGCCGGAGTTGAAGCAGGTGCCGGGCAAGAAGAACCCCGAAAAGCCTTTCGAGGTCTTCAATGCCAATATCGAGAACCTGGATCACTTCATCATTCGTGAAGCGCCGGGGCTGGCGTGATGGTCAGCCCTGGGGCAGTTGCAGTTTGAGGGCGCCGGGGTGTTGTTTGACGACTGAGTACGGCAGAACACTCCAGTCCACGAATCCGCACACTGCCGCGACATGCGGATACGACGGATCAAACTTGATGCCATGCTCCGTGAAGTACCAACCCATGAATTGCCAGGGATCGCTCTCGTCGTAGTGACAGTCGTTATCGCCCTCTGCGGTGACGGTCATTTGCCGGGGATACAGTTTCAGCAACTGTGCGACCAGCCAGGGCGCCAACTCTGTAGTCCGGTATTTCGACCAGGCATCAGAGGAACCGGGTGATCCCGCATTGAAATCATCGCGTTGTTCATAGTGCAGCGGCTGACCTTGCCCTACCCACAAAACGTCCTCGAGCGTCAGTGTCTGACCGGTTGTGGCATCGAAGTTGAGCGCGTCGTTGCTTTGGTCCGGGTAGGCGCCGCCACAGTAATAATCCGTTGAAATCCGCACACTCATTACCGAAGGCGTCATCCACAGAGGTTGGCTGGATTGAGAGTAATCACCCGAGCAACCGAAATACGCGATCACCTCCCCCCACAATCGGCCCATCAATTGTTGGTTGATGCGTTGACGCACTTGCGGGGAATAACCGGACACCACTTCAAAAAGCGAAGCCTGTGATTTGGGCTCGCTCCACCATTGCAGTGTGTAGCCCATGAAAGTTTCGGTTTTGCCCTTTTGCAGTTTCATTCCTTGCAGCCGCAGGTACTCGTAAGGGGCCGTCTCACGCAGGCTGACGATATAGGGCAATGAGTCGACGGGGGCTTGCGGAATCATTGCAGGCTGCAACTCAACCTTGAGGGTTTTCCCGGCCGGATTACTCCACTCACCGGACCAATTGCTCCCGATCGCCTGTAAACGAAGCGTTGGACGGGAGTCTCCGTCCATCATCGAACCTTCGCTGAGTTCGAGCGTGTCCCCATCCCTGGAACCTTCGAGCTCCAGATCCTTTCGGTACTTCTGGTAGAAGTAACGCCCCTCTCCGGTTCGGGTATTTACCTCCAGAACAATCGCCGTCTTGCCCAGCGTTCCCGTGTAAACCTGAGTAGCGTTTTCAGCCCATGCCAGGGGATGGAAGAAAACGGCGAGTACTAAAATGCCGGAAAGGCGCAACAATCCGTGAAACATCAATTCTTCCTTGAGCAAGCGGGCAAATGCCGCAAAAAGTGACCGCGGATTATGTCGATGTTGTAGCGGGGAATCGAGCTTCGTCCGGATCAACTCACGCACATGCTGATCATCACAATCATCAACAATCCGATATACACCCAAGCATGCACCCGATCCGGTATCCGCCCGATCCACGGCGTCGCCAGTCGAATCCCCAGCATCGAGCCCAGCGTCAGCACCGCAAACGCCAGCAGATTCACATACCCGATAAACCATGGTCCGAGTTTTGTCTCGCTGAACCCTGCCATCAACATGTAAGTCAGCGTCCCCGCCAGCGCCACCGGCACGCTCAATGGATTGGCCATGGAAGTGGCCTGCGACATGCTCAACCCGCAACGCCGCAACAACGGCACGGTCATGACGCTTCCTCCTACACCGAGAAACGTCGCGATGGCGCCAATGCCTACACCACCGCCAGACGTTTCCAGCGTTCCCAATCGCCGTGGGATGACGCCTTCGGACTGTGTGAGAAAGCCGCGTCGCAGCAGGCAGTCGACAATCGTCACGCCAAGGTAGGCGATGAAGGCATAACGGATGATTTCGCCGCTGACCCAAACCGCTGCGATTGCGCCGACGACTGCGCCCAACCCGATGAACCCGCCCAAGGGCCACAGGTAATCCCGGATCAGGTTGCCGGCGCGGCGGTGTTTGTCGGTGGCGACCAGGGCGTTGACGATCATCACGCAGGTCGAGGTGGCGACGGCGATTTGCATGGCTGATAGGCCAATCGGGTCGTCAGCGCCGTGGCTGGCGGTGAGCATGCGGTACAGCAGCGGCACGACGACGAAGCCGCCGCCGAAGCCGAAGAGCACAGCGGTGACGCCGGTCAGGCAGCCGAAGAGTGTCAGCAGGAGGTAGAACATGGCGCGTCGTCCGTTGTTTGGGAGCGGTCGACGATAGAGCCGCGGCGCTTGGCCTGCTTCAGCAAGTCAGCCAATAATGTTTGCGTTTACGCCAACTTCCGGGTGCCGCTCGATGCGCAATATTTCGATCAATCTGCTGGATGACACGCCGCGCCCGGTGGTGGCGATCGGTACGGATTATTCCCACGGCTATCTGTTGCCACGTCATACGCATCGGCGGGCGCAATTGTTGTACGGCGCAACCGGGGTGATGCAGGTCAACACGCATGACGGCAACTGGGTGGTGCCGCCGCAGCGAGCGGTGTGGATTCCGCCGGGGGTGGCGCATGAGGTGTTGATGCTGGGGGTCAGCACCCGCAGCTTGTATATCGAGCCGGGGACGGTGGATCTGAGTGAGCGTTGTCAGGTGATCAGTGTGTCGTCGTTGATGCGGCAATTACTGATGGAAGCGGTGAAGCTGCCGCTGACGTATGACCTGACCGGGCGCGACGGTGCGCTGATCGATTTGTTGCTGCATGAATTACTGCGCAGTGCACCGTTGCCGCTGCACATTCCGCTGCCGTCTGACGGAAGACTGCTCGAACTGTGTCAGACCTTTCTGCATCAACCGAATGCCCACCAATCCCCCCAGCAATGGGCCGATCAGTTGCACATAAGCTTGCGTACCTTCAACAGATTGTTCCGCCAGCAAACCGGCCTGAGTTTCAGTCAATGGCGCCAGCGCGCCTGCGTGGTATTGGCGCTGGCACGGCTGGCGGCGGGTGAAGCGGTGACGCGGATTGCCCTGGATTTCGGTTATGACAGCCCGGCGGCGTTCTCGACGATGTTCCGTCGGATCCTAGGTCAGGCACCGTCCGTCTGGTTGGAGGCGGCGAACTAGGGCAAATCAAAAAATGCGTTTGATCCCGGCCGAAAACAACTGTACAAAAACACAGTACATTTTTCATCAGCACTCTCGAGCCCGGAGCACACCATGGCCACTTCAACGATGAACCTCATCCTCGAACGTATTGCCCTTTTCCAGTTCACCCCGACTCATTGCGTCCAGGCCCGAGGGATGTTGGGCTGGAGCATGGAACAGTTGTCGCGGGAGACTGGGGTTTCGGTAGACGACATCCAGCGGTTCGAGGCGCAACAGGAAGTGGCGGATTCGGCGCGGCTGGCGTTGACGTATCGGTTTGAGGCGCAGGGGTTGGTGTTCTTTCCGGGGTTTGCGCCGGGGTGTGGAGCGAATATGAGGGAATCAGGCTCTGTTGAGATGCGCGGTGATTTGGCAATGGTCGAATAATTCACCGCGCATGGTTGCCCGAATGTGATTGTTGCTGTGGCTTGAGTTCGAAGGTTCCGCTGGCATGTTGCAAGGGAACCCTCGTTGGCCTGATTACTCCTTGAACCCCGGCTGCCGCAATGCCATCGAAGCCTGCTCGTAGCTGTACGCCATCGCCAACAGCTGCGGCTCGCTCCATTGCTGGCCGTATAAGAACACGGAAGTCGGCGTACCGTCATCGCTCATGCCCGAGGGCAAGGTGATTGCCGGATAACCTGCGGTAGCCGCAGAAAACTGGGAATAACCATCGTTTTCGGCAAACAGTGCGTCCAGGTTGTGTTCGCGCAGTTGCTCATCGATAGCGTCTTTGAAGTTCTGGCTGATGATTGCAATCTGTGCACTCGCCTCCTCATGGGTGAGTTCAACGGCGTTGATTGCCTCCAGCATCTGCTGGCAGTAATGCTCATCACCGGGGTTGGCCTGGTTGAAATCGATCAACGTCTGCAATGAATCAATCGGCAAGCCCTGACGGCTGGCCAGATACTCTGGCAACTCATGCTTCATCGCGCCCATCAGACCACTGAGGTAGCCCTCGATGTCTGGAAGACGCACGGTCAATGGGACCAACGTAGCGCCCTGCTCCCGCAAGACAGCCATCGCGGCGAGCATCTCCGGATTCGGGGTCAGTAACGTGTCGTGGGATCCTGTATACGCGATTGGATAGCCGATCCGCTTGCCTTGCAGAGCGGCATCGGAAAGCAATGCCGTGTAGTCGATTCCTGTGGGGGCGTTGGCAGTGGCGCTGTCCGCAGCATCAGTGCCTTGCATGACGTTGAACATCAATGCAGCGTCCCGCACCGTACGGGTCAGTGTGCCCGGAGTGTCTTGCAGGCGAGTGATCGGCACAATGCCGGAACGGCTGAACAGCCCGAGTGTCGGTTTGACGCCGACCACGCCAATGGCCGAGGCCGGGCAACTGATCGAGCCATTGGTTTCTGTGCCCACTGCCAGCGGTGTGAAACCGGCGGCCACTGCAGTTGCCGGGCCGGAACTGGAACCACAGGTACTTGCGCTCAACAGGTGAGGATTTTTCCCCTGGCCGCCGCGCCCGCTCCACCCCAAAGGCAGAGACATATCACGCATGCCCGACCATTCACTCATGTTGGCTTTGCCCAGCAGGATGGCGCCGGCCTCACGAAGCTGTTGAACCGTAAAAGCATCCTGAGTCGCCGGCTGTCCGACCATGGCCATTGAGCCGGCACTGGTTTGCATGCCGTCAGCGGTATCGAAGTTGTCCTTCAACAGGACCGGAATTCCGTGCAGCGGGCCACGGATCTTGCCTTGCGCACGCTCTTCATCCATCGCCGTCGCGATGTCGAAAGCCTCGGGATTCATTTCGATAATGGCGTTGAGGGTGGGACCTTGCTTGTCCAGATCCGCAACACGCGCGATGAGGTGTTGAACCAGCGCAACCGAAGTCAGTTCGTTGCTGACCATCATTGCACTGAGCTCGCTGGCGCTTGC
This genomic window from Pseudomonas kribbensis contains:
- a CDS encoding BRO-N domain-containing protein, whose amino-acid sequence is MSEPLLPTRFVRNKTHLHALLVENQAWFCVHELGRLMGKYLDERQLRKLDADQRQMMCVETYGEPGEHLMVSESGVYALLIYHYCPEYRQLREWVTHQVVPALRDARPTRSVERPILSVLSWPKMSLSTLHWQDEPWIRLRDMPCLLAEDPFNRQESWWRKASRMLRSY
- a CDS encoding sulfite exporter TauE/SafE family protein: MFYLLLTLFGCLTGVTAVLFGFGGGFVVVPLLYRMLTASHGADDPIGLSAMQIAVATSTCVMIVNALVATDKHRRAGNLIRDYLWPLGGFIGLGAVVGAIAAVWVSGEIIRYAFIAYLGVTIVDCLLRRGFLTQSEGVIPRRLGTLETSGGGVGIGAIATFLGVGGSVMTVPLLRRCGLSMSQATSMANPLSVPVALAGTLTYMLMAGFSETKLGPWFIGYVNLLAFAVLTLGSMLGIRLATPWIGRIPDRVHAWVYIGLLMIVMISMCVS
- a CDS encoding AraC family transcriptional regulator, whose protein sequence is MRNISINLLDDTPRPVVAIGTDYSHGYLLPRHTHRRAQLLYGATGVMQVNTHDGNWVVPPQRAVWIPPGVAHEVLMLGVSTRSLYIEPGTVDLSERCQVISVSSLMRQLLMEAVKLPLTYDLTGRDGALIDLLLHELLRSAPLPLHIPLPSDGRLLELCQTFLHQPNAHQSPQQWADQLHISLRTFNRLFRQQTGLSFSQWRQRACVVLALARLAAGEAVTRIALDFGYDSPAAFSTMFRRILGQAPSVWLEAAN
- a CDS encoding XRE family transcriptional regulator, producing the protein MATSTMNLILERIALFQFTPTHCVQARGMLGWSMEQLSRETGVSVDDIQRFEAQQEVADSARLALTYRFEAQGLVFFPGFAPGCGANMRESGSVEMRGDLAMVE
- a CDS encoding amidase family protein; amino-acid sequence: MKCRFKRNMNTLAQAILLSLASSAAFAAPSGAELEYASASELSAMMVSNELTSVALVQHLIARVADLDKQGPTLNAIIEMNPEAFDIATAMDEERAQGKIRGPLHGIPVLLKDNFDTADGMQTSAGSMAMVGQPATQDAFTVQQLREAGAILLGKANMSEWSGMRDMSLPLGWSGRGGQGKNPHLLSASTCGSSSGPATAVAAGFTPLAVGTETNGSISCPASAIGVVGVKPTLGLFSRSGIVPITRLQDTPGTLTRTVRDAALMFNVMQGTDAADSATANAPTGIDYTALLSDAALQGKRIGYPIAYTGSHDTLLTPNPEMLAAMAVLREQGATLVPLTVRLPDIEGYLSGLMGAMKHELPEYLASRQGLPIDSLQTLIDFNQANPGDEHYCQQMLEAINAVELTHEEASAQIAIISQNFKDAIDEQLREHNLDALFAENDGYSQFSAATAGYPAITLPSGMSDDGTPTSVFLYGQQWSEPQLLAMAYSYEQASMALRQPGFKE